From the Priestia koreensis genome, one window contains:
- the hpaI gene encoding 2,4-dihydroxyhept-2-ene-1,7-dioic acid aldolase → MSRYVEAKKKLRGSIAPVITPFNDDYSIDFPSFEKLINWHIEKGTHAISVTGTTGEPSSLTVEERIQVMQAASKAINGRVPFVPGTGSTNHEETLYLTKKAEEMGADAALVIVPYYNKPSQHALYKHFKAVADSVSIPIIVYNIPGRTATNLQPETLAKLSQDCPNIIGVKESNKDFEHVNRVLLHCGRDFLLYSGIELLCYPMLAIGGAGHISATANILPDKVAEIYDAWNEGDVKRAQDLHFDLMELNDVLFKDTNPAPLKAAMGMMGSIKPVLRLPMDLPTQALQDEIRHVLSKYVTLPDHISTN, encoded by the coding sequence ATGTCTAGATACGTAGAAGCAAAGAAAAAACTAAGAGGGTCAATTGCCCCCGTCATTACCCCATTTAACGACGACTATTCCATTGATTTTCCGTCCTTTGAAAAACTCATTAACTGGCATATTGAAAAAGGGACACACGCTATTTCAGTAACGGGCACGACAGGTGAACCAAGCTCTCTAACGGTTGAAGAGCGTATCCAAGTGATGCAAGCTGCCTCAAAAGCCATTAATGGACGAGTACCATTTGTTCCAGGTACAGGCTCAACGAATCATGAGGAAACGCTGTACTTAACAAAAAAAGCAGAAGAAATGGGTGCTGATGCAGCCCTTGTCATCGTTCCTTACTACAACAAACCTTCACAGCACGCTTTATATAAGCATTTTAAGGCCGTTGCTGATTCTGTTTCCATCCCCATCATCGTTTATAACATCCCAGGAAGAACCGCGACAAACCTTCAGCCAGAAACGCTCGCAAAGCTTAGCCAAGACTGTCCAAATATTATCGGCGTAAAAGAATCCAATAAAGATTTTGAACACGTGAATCGCGTGTTGCTTCACTGTGGCCGTGACTTTTTACTGTATTCAGGCATTGAACTGCTTTGTTATCCGATGCTCGCAATCGGTGGAGCAGGGCACATTAGCGCAACGGCCAATATTTTACCTGATAAGGTCGCAGAAATTTATGACGCCTGGAATGAAGGCGATGTTAAACGCGCGCAAGACCTGCATTTTGATTTAATGGAGCTTAATGATGTGCTCTTTAAAGACACGAATCCCGCTCCGCTAAAAGCCGCAATGGGCATGATGGGAAGCATTAAACCGGTCCTACGTCTCCCAATGGATTTGCCGACACAGGCTCTTCAAGACGAAATTCGTCACGTGCTATCGAAGTACGTCACGTTACCAGATCATATCTCAACGAACTAA